Part of the Caulobacter sp. SL161 genome is shown below.
GCCGTATCCCAGGCGCCGCCCGCATCGCTGGGACGCATGCGGTGCAGGTCGGCGTCCAGCAGGCGGTCCATGGTCTGGGCCGCGTCCCGCGAGGCCAGGATATAGGCCTCCTCCTGGCCCCACATCGGCCGCAACTCCTCGAACACGCGGCGGTCGTGACGCCGGAAGAAGGCGGCGGCGCGATGGGCGCGGTGTGCGCGGAAGCCCAGCTTCTGCAGCGCCGTGGCGCCGAGCGCCAAGGCGGCTTCGAACGTCTCGCGCTCCACCGCGTCGGCGCCGTTCGAGAGCAGGTCGTAGGCGTGGCGACGGTCCCAGGCCCTGGCCAGGATGGTCAGGTTGGGGAACGCTTTGCGGGCGGTCTCGACCAGTTCGACGGTCTTCTCGCGGTCATCCAGGGCGACAATCAGCATCCGCGCCCGGTCCGCGCCGGCCTGACGCAGCAGGTCCAGGCGCGTGGCGTCGCCATAGTGTACGCGGCGGCCAAAGCGCCGCAGCAGCTCGATCTGCTCGATATCGGTGTCCAGCACCGTTGACTTGAAGCCGTTGGCGGCCAGCAGACGGCCGGTGACCTGCCCGAACCGGCCAAAGCCGGCGATGATGATGTCGGGCTCGCCCTCGTCGAAGTCGCCGGTGTCGGGCGTGACATCGGGGATCGCCGCGTCCATCAGGGCCGCCACCCGCTCATAGAGGATCATGGCCACCGGCGTCAGGGCCATCGAGACGGCGATGGTGGCGGTCAGCAGCGCCGCCAGCTGCGCGCCGATCACCCCGGCGCCGACGGTGAAGGTCAGCAGCACGAAGGCGAACTCACCGCCTTGGGCCAGCGCCGTAGCCACCGCTAGAGCCCCGCGCTTCTGCGCCCCGAACAGCCGGGCGATGCCGTACATGACCAGGAACTTCAGCACCATCAGGCCCAGGACCAGACCCACCAGGGTCAAGGGTTGGCGCGCCACCAGCGGCAGGTCGACGCCGGCCCCGACAGTCATGAAGAACAGGCCCAACAGCAGGCCCCGGAAGGGCTCGATATCGGTCTCGAGTTCGCGGCGGAACTCGCTCTCGGCCAGCACGACCCCGGCCAGGAAGGCGCCCAGCGCGGGCGAGAGGCCGACGGTCTGCATCAGGCTGGCGACCGCCACCACGATCAGCAGGGCCGAGGCGGTGAAGATCTCGCGCAGGCGCGCCTTGGCGATGAAGCGGAACAGGGGGCGGACCAGATAGCGGCCGCCGCCGACCACGGCCGCCACGGCGGCGAGCACCGACAGGGTCTGGGCCCAGACCGGCAGGGTCGCCACGAGGCTGCCGCCATGGCCTGCGGCCTCGGCCGCGTGCTGGGGCGCGCTGATGGCGAGCAGGGGCAAAAGGGCGAAGAGCGGAATGACCGCCAGGTCCTGCAACAGCAGCACCCCGAAGGCCGCACGGCCGACCGGGCCTTGGCGCAAACCTTTTTCGTCCAGGGTCTGGAGCACGATGGCGGTAGAGGACATGGCCAGAACCAGGCCAACGGCCAGCGCGGTCTGCCAGGGCAGGCCCAGGCCCAGCGCGACGGCGGCGATCGCCAGAGCCGTGCCGACCACCTGGGCTCCGCCCAGGCCGAAGATCGCCTTGCGCATGTCCCACAGCGTCGAGGGCTGAACCTCAAGGCCGATCAGGAACAGCAGGATGACAACACCGAACTCGGCGAATTTCATCACGTCGGCCTGGTCGCCCACCAGCGACAGGGCGAACGGACCGATCAGCACGCCGGCGATCAGGTAGCCCAGCACCGAGCCGAGTCCGAGCCGCTTGGCGATCGGCACCGAGACGACGGCCGCGCCCAGATAGACGAGGGTCTGGGTCAGGATGTTTTCCACGGCTCAGGCCTCCGTCTTGGTCGGGAGCAGCGAAGCGACCCGCGCGCGGTAGCGTTCGGCCTCGGCCTTCAGCGCCGCATCATCCTTGACCGCCGCGCCATGCACGACGAAAGGCGTCTCCCAGACCATGCCGCAAAGGTGCGCGGTCTGCTCCAGCGGGCGCAGGAACTCGTCCATTGAGAAGCGGTTGTAGCCGTGGGCGTGATAGGCCTTGGCGCTGGCGCCGGTGGTGCAGGCCACGAACAGTTTCTTGCCCTTCAGCGCCTCACCGCCCTCGCCGTAGGCGAAGCCGTGCAGCCAGACCAGATCCAGCCATTCCTTCATCAGGGCGGGCGTCGAGTACCAGTAGAGCGGGAACTGCAGCGCCACGACGTCGTGCGCCGTCAGGGCGGCCTGCTCGCTCTCGATATCGATCACGAAGTCGGGATAGGTCTCGTACAGATCCTTGAAGGTGACGCCGGAAAGGCCCTTGGCCGCCTTGGCCAGAGCCCGATTGGCGCGAGACCGTTCAAGCGCCGGATGGGCCAGCACCAAAAGCACCCCCGAGGTGGCGGGCGTCATCTCGCCGGTGCTAGCGTTCGTCATCAAGCAGCCCTTTGGGAAAATAATTCATCAAGGGTTGAATTTATTCGCAGCTCGGGCGACACGCTGCGCCCAGCGCCAGACGTATAAGTCTGGGAACAGGGAGACACCATGGTCGACAAGGTGAAGAAGGACGCCGTCGAGGCCCTTGCCGGGCTTTTGTTCGACGGCATGACCATCATGGCCGGCGGGTTCGGCCTCTGCGGCATTCCGGAGAATCTGATCGCGGCGATCCGCGAGGCGGGAACCAAGGACCTCACGGTCATCTCCAACAACTGCGGGGTCGACGGCTTTGGCCTCGGAATCCTGCTGGAGAACCGCCAGATCAAGAAGATGGTCTCGTCCTATGTGGGTGAGAACAAGCTGTTCGAACAGCTCTATCTCTCGGGCGAGCTGGAGCTGGAGTTCAATCCGCAAGGCACCCTGGCCGAGCGCATCCGCGCGGGCGGCGCAGGCATTCCCGCCTTCTTCACGCGCACCGGCTACGGCACCCTGGTGGCCGAGGGCAAGGAGACCCGCGCGTTCGACGGCGAGATGTACGTGATGGAGCGCGGCCTGACCGCCGACCTCTCGATCGTCAAGGCCTGGAAGGCCGACGCCGAAGGCAACCTGATCTACCGAAAGACCGCCCGGAACTTCAATCCGATGATGGCCACGGCCGGTAAGAAGACCGTCGTCGAGGTCGAAGAGCTGGTCGCGATCGGCGATCTGGACAAGGACGCCATCCACACGCCCGGCATCTATGTGGATCGCCTGATCAAGGGCGCGAAGTTCGAGAAGCGCATCGAGCGCGTGACCACCCGCCAAAAGGAAACCGCGTAATGGCCTGGACCCGCGACGAGGTGGCGGCCCGCGCCGCCCAGGAGCTGCAGGACGGCTTCTATGTGAACCTGGGCATCGGCATCCCGACCCTGGTGGCCAACCATATCCCCGAGGGCATGCACGTGACGCTGCAGAGCGAGAACGGCATGCTGGGCATGGGTCCCTTCCCCTATGAGGGCGAGGAAGATCCCGACCTGATCAACGCCGGCAAGCAGACGATCACCGAGCTGGACTCCAGTTCGTATTTCTCGTCGGCCGACAGCTTCGCCATGATCCGCGGCGGCCACATCGCCCTGTCGATCCTGGGCGGCATGCAGGTCTCGGAGAACGGCGATCTGGCCAACTGGATGGTGCCGGGCAAGATGGTCAAGGGCATGGGCGGGGCCATGGACTTGGTCGCCGGCGTCAAGCGCGTCGTGGTCGTCATGGACCACTGTGAGAAGTCGGGCGCGCCCAAGCTGCTGAAGCAATGCTCGCTGCCGCTGACCGGCGCCGGCGTCGTTGATCTCCTGATCACCGAACTGGGCGTCTTCGAGATCAATCGCGGCAAGACCCCGGTGAAGCTGATCGAGCTGGCCCCGGGCGTCACCGTCGATGAGGTCAAGGCCAAGACCGAGGCGGCGCTCGAGGTGGCCGTCTAGTCATTGTCCTAGCCAGTACGGGTGCTCCAGCGTGAGCGCCACATAGCGCGGCCGTCGCCTTGCCATAGGCGGCGGCGATCGCTTCGAGGGCGGTGGTCGGGTCGCCGTCTTTCGGGTCGAGGGTCCGAGCCGCGTGCGGCGGCTTGGCGGGCGCGATGATCGTCAGGCCATGGCGCGAGGTCGCCGTCTGGCTGGCGAAGGCCTCCGACCGGTTGGTGCGCGACCAGGCGTCCAGGGCGGTGGCGAAGGCCAGGTCGTCGAAGCCGTCGGCAATCCGCACCGCGACCTTCTCCGCCCGCCAGACGTTGAGCCAGCCCGCCAGCCCTGACATGGCCGCGTCGGTTCCGACGCGGAACGCTGCGCCGTCGTGCCGTTGGGCGGGCAGGGGCAACTGGAGCCGCGCGGCCGTCTCGCGCATCACGTCGTCCCCGGCCAGATCGCGCAGCAGGGCCAGGCTGGCGGGAATGGAGGCTGTGACCCCGGCGGTGGTCGTGACGGGGCCGTCGACAATCCAGCGCCGGTCGCGCCGCCAGCGCACCTTCGGAAACGCCTTGGCCAGACGGTTCAGTTCGTACCAGTGGGTGGTGGCCTCACGGCCGTCCAGCAGCCCGGCCCTGGCCAGGGTTTCCGCCCCCGCGCAGATCGAGATGATACGGGCGCCCGCCTGCGCCTGAGCGCGGAGCCATGCGTCTCGGCTCGGATCATAGGCGGGCATCAGAAAGGGCACGATCACCACGTCGGGTCGACGGGTCAGCGCGGCATAGGTCGTTTGCGGGCGAACCCAGGCCTGCCCGGGCATCAGCCGGACCGGCGCCAGGGTCGGCGCGACCACGCGGACATCGACGGCTCCTGACTCCGCCAGCACTGCATAGGGGGCGATCAGGTCCGTCGTC
Proteins encoded:
- a CDS encoding monovalent cation:proton antiporter-2 (CPA2) family protein, whose amino-acid sequence is MENILTQTLVYLGAAVVSVPIAKRLGLGSVLGYLIAGVLIGPFALSLVGDQADVMKFAEFGVVILLFLIGLEVQPSTLWDMRKAIFGLGGAQVVGTALAIAAVALGLGLPWQTALAVGLVLAMSSTAIVLQTLDEKGLRQGPVGRAAFGVLLLQDLAVIPLFALLPLLAISAPQHAAEAAGHGGSLVATLPVWAQTLSVLAAVAAVVGGGRYLVRPLFRFIAKARLREIFTASALLIVVAVASLMQTVGLSPALGAFLAGVVLAESEFRRELETDIEPFRGLLLGLFFMTVGAGVDLPLVARQPLTLVGLVLGLMVLKFLVMYGIARLFGAQKRGALAVATALAQGGEFAFVLLTFTVGAGVIGAQLAALLTATIAVSMALTPVAMILYERVAALMDAAIPDVTPDTGDFDEGEPDIIIAGFGRFGQVTGRLLAANGFKSTVLDTDIEQIELLRRFGRRVHYGDATRLDLLRQAGADRARMLIVALDDREKTVELVETARKAFPNLTILARAWDRRHAYDLLSNGADAVERETFEAALALGATALQKLGFRAHRAHRAAAFFRRHDRRVFEELRPMWGQEEAYILASRDAAQTMDRLLDADLHRMRPSDAGGAWDTASLDEELRERSQQEGAD
- the kefF gene encoding glutathione-regulated potassium-efflux system oxidoreductase KefF, with the protein product MTNASTGEMTPATSGVLLVLAHPALERSRANRALAKAAKGLSGVTFKDLYETYPDFVIDIESEQAALTAHDVVALQFPLYWYSTPALMKEWLDLVWLHGFAYGEGGEALKGKKLFVACTTGASAKAYHAHGYNRFSMDEFLRPLEQTAHLCGMVWETPFVVHGAAVKDDAALKAEAERYRARVASLLPTKTEA
- a CDS encoding CoA transferase subunit A codes for the protein MVDKVKKDAVEALAGLLFDGMTIMAGGFGLCGIPENLIAAIREAGTKDLTVISNNCGVDGFGLGILLENRQIKKMVSSYVGENKLFEQLYLSGELELEFNPQGTLAERIRAGGAGIPAFFTRTGYGTLVAEGKETRAFDGEMYVMERGLTADLSIVKAWKADAEGNLIYRKTARNFNPMMATAGKKTVVEVEELVAIGDLDKDAIHTPGIYVDRLIKGAKFEKRIERVTTRQKETA
- a CDS encoding 3-oxoacid CoA-transferase subunit B gives rise to the protein MAWTRDEVAARAAQELQDGFYVNLGIGIPTLVANHIPEGMHVTLQSENGMLGMGPFPYEGEEDPDLINAGKQTITELDSSSYFSSADSFAMIRGGHIALSILGGMQVSENGDLANWMVPGKMVKGMGGAMDLVAGVKRVVVVMDHCEKSGAPKLLKQCSLPLTGAGVVDLLITELGVFEINRGKTPVKLIELAPGVTVDEVKAKTEAALEVAV